TTAACTCACTTTTCAGTTTTGAAAACAAGAGTCCGTAAATTGTCTGTAGAGAGCAGGctctgatgcttttttttattttaataattttggTTATTCTTATTGTTTATTAATAATGCAGCCTGTATTAAAATTGTGAACTTACACCAACTCATttgtgagaaataaaataagaatattttTTACAAGATGATATGTGTTGGAAATCGGTAGTAAATATCGGACTGGCCTCCGTTAACTTGGTAAATGGACTGtccttgtatagcgcttttctagtcttcggaccactcaaagcgctttaacactgcgtgacatcattcacccattcacacccattcatacactgatgacaggagaaccatacacagtgacacctgcacatcagtaactaccattcacacactgcagtcacagctacagaagcaatgttgggttaagtgtcttgccatcgcatgcgggttagcagagcctgggatcgaactgacaaccctctgattggagaaCGACCGTGCTCCTCACTCACCCACAGTTCCCGATGTTTCTACAgtttaacttgtgtgtgttttgtgcccCAGGACAGCTGTGTGTCCAGCCAGCAGCAGGTCTCTGTGTCTATTGTATCTCATCTGGGCACCGCCGGCATCCCCTTACCAGCCCAGCTCACCAAAACCAACGCACCCGTCCACATTGATGTAGGGGGACACATGTACACCAGCAGCCTAGCCACCCTTACAAAGTATCCTGAGTCACGGTGAGAGACACATATCCactaagaaaataaatactgcttaaaataatgctttttttctcctgacaAGAGTCAGGACTTTTCCTTGACAAGGCTACCCCGAGGCTTGCCTtagcattcatttaaaaatcctttaaaaacattatttaatatttataaataatcaCGTTCATACAATGAACTAACGTTTATTGTCAGGTGTTGTAGTGGGACTGAACCCAAATGCAGAACGTAAACGACACGGCAGTCAGAAAGTAGGTGAAAGTCTGATTTATTTGATGACACAAGGGTAGGTGAGCGGCAGGAATGGGTGTGAGGAGTGCGGATGGTGAGAGTGAATTCCCAGGTGTACAATATCCGGTGAGAATCCAGCGTGCAGGAACAGACAGGTGCCACTGGAACAAAAGGAGGTGAAACGAGAGGTAAGTAGCGGACGTTGGCagacacaaaaccaaaaaaccgCTCTCGGCAGACTCGATTTCTCCTATACTGAGACTTAGACTATGTCTGAGGTCGACTTAGGTGACGATCCGACGTCGGCTGGTTGTCCGGCTCTCCCTCTTATACCCTGGTGATTGCAGATCTGGTGCAGGTGCGTGATTACGAGGACAGTGACAGGTGCGTGCAAAGGCCAGCCTTCTCCTGGGTCCGGAGGAGGGAACTCTGACAGTTTATATTCAGTAAACCCCAAATACCAACAACAGGATGGTTTGACCCAACCGGCCTCACGGCAACTGTCAAACCCTTTAAAATAAAGCAACTTGTGACAAATATAGCAACTATTTGGCGCGATGTATTGTTCTCACTCTTCTCAACGAGCGCTGCCgtaagcccctccccccactctaTAACGAGAACTAGCTCCCGATTTGAATCATCTGTCAGTCCATGAACGTTTCCCCGATTTACTGTTCATTTTCACCACGTATGAAGCCAGAAATTCGGTTTTCATAAGcaaaattaatacatttattctcagtttatatatttGGACTTACAAACATGGTTTTTGATTTCAAAAAGAAATTTGCtctcacattattttttttggttAAGGAAGACACAAATATACCTCAGTAATGAATTGTTTTACCTTTTGTATCCTGATGTTTCTACAGTTTAATGGCATGTGGTCTTTTTCGATCACTGTTAGTGACCTCATCTTGCTTTAATAACTCAAACACTATACAGGGGGTTGTCGGCACATTTATATCTGCCAAGTGGCCTTCAGCATGTCTACTTTGTTTTATGTAACTCTTTTCATTTAGTCCATTTGTGCTGCTGGTCCATTAACCACTCATACTGCCTTTTTCTGGATTCTGGCTAATGCAAATCCTAACTTGTGAATTACCTAAAACATAACATGGTTTGACCTTCAATAATGAAAAATTGAATATATAAAAAACTCTATTAACAATCTACATCCTAAATgaattttttttccatccatccaccttcaaccgcttatctggGATCGGGCGCGggggctccagcaggggaccccaaacttccctttcccgccacatctaccagctctggcttggggatcccaaggcgttcccaggccagtgcagagatatagtCTATCCACCTAGTCTTGGGTCATCCctggggcctcttcccagctggccgtgcctggaacacctccctagggaggcgccagggggcatccttaccagatgcccaaaccacctcaactggctcctttcaacggcaaggagcagcggctctactccgagctcctcacaaaTGGCTGAGCTTatagacgccagccactctcctctctcttcttcatAACGCAACCCACCCATAACAaacacgcctctccagttatctccattgTCGCCCACGTGcacattgaagtctcccagtaggactatggagtcccctactggagccccatgcaggactccattcagggtcgtCAAAAAGGCAGAATACTCCAAGCTGCTGTTtcgtgcacatgcacacataacAGTAAGAGATTTTCCCCCCACCACAGGCGTAGGGAGGCAAcacttttgtccactggggtaaactccaatgtagcagcactcagccggggacttgtgagtatccccacacccccTGGCGcatcacaccatgggccactccagagtagaatagagtccatcccctatccaggagtgtggttccagagccgaggctgtgcgtagaggtaagccccaccagatccaactgataacgctccacctctcgcacaagctccggctccttccccaccagagaggttacgtttcatgtccccagagccagcatctgccgcccaggcctgttccgtctagaccccccactgtcactgccacccttgttgCAGCGCACCcaaccccatcggtttcccccacagaGTTCTGGGGGTGCCACGTCACCAGACGCTTGCTGTCGGGCCTCCATCTGGGcgtggctccaaatgggggctaCGGGCTTCCTGCGGGCCGGGtagctccttccctcttccccttgttcATAAGGTCTTCTGAAAAAATGTTGTTGTCTAAAAACAACAAGTCAATGTAACAATGCCTTTTAAGAAGACATTCTAactgaaaacactgtgaaacaggTGATCCTCCAGTATTTTAAGACACTCACTCACTGGGGTCTCCCTTTTTGGCCCACCATACTCATTAAGCCTTGACAGATATGCCTTGTTATATTATCAtgcttctgctctttttttgtgcCGTTTTTGTGTTGCTACAGCTGAAACTGATTATCATTTGATTTGagctgtatttcatttttagaCTGAAACATGCCATCTCGTTTTTCAAAACATTCCACCTGTTTTTAGACCAGGTTATAGGGTTCGGAGGGGAACGTTGAAAGGGGAACATCAGAGGGAGGCGCCTCTGACGTCATTTTACGCTCATTTTACAGTCtcttacactttttatcatgggtaagCCATTTTTGGAGACAAAAGAAAGGCTAGTCACCAACAGATTGTGTGTGCCGGATAATTATGGGAAGTTAAGCTGCTGCATCATGTCTTTATTGTTTCTTGCAGGATCGGCCGTCTCTTCGAGGGAACGGAGCCTATAGTGTTGGACAGTCTTAAGCAGCACTACTTCATTGATCGAGATGGCCCCATGTTCCGTTACATACTTAACTTTCTCCGCTCCTCAAAACTCTTAATCCCCGATGACTTCAAAGTGAGTGTCTAGAGCTGTGATCAGGTACTACCACAGTCCATCTGAACAGTCCCACAACACAAGAAGACAACTGAACTGTCCTGGCGGTCAGGGTAGAGATTTGAACTGTTGTCACACTTATGCAAGATATCCTGAGAACTGCTTTGAGTATGACTAAGAACCTTTCAGacaccctccagctcctccgttACAATGCCCCTCTGACGCAGTTGTTACcgttacagttgttgttgttaccttGTTATGGGCGCTACTCTTATGTAAACACTTTTTGATTTTGTATTAATATTCACAGTATTTACAGTAATTGTGGCTAAATATTTGCACCGGGAAAAGATTTTAGTCACAAATTCTAGCACAAACAGACCACAATTTCTTAATATGGATAGAGCATCTTTCGAGCGTGTGTTGAGCTTGTTTCCATCTatattgtgtttctgtgtttgtttcaagGAATACTCCTTGCTCTATGAAGAGGCAAGTTTCTTCCAGCTGAATTCTCTGCAGGCTGCGCTGGAGCGCTGGCAGACCGAGCAGAAATGTGGAAAAGCGTCTCtggcgtgtgagtgtgttgtgGTTCATGTGGCTCCGGAGCTCGGTGAGAGGATCAGTGTGAGCGCCGACCGGGCCCTGATCAAGGACGTTTTTCCTGAGGTCAGAGGCGTCATATTCAATTCCCAGAACACCAGCGGGAACCAAGAATCCTCACACGTAATTCGCTTCCCGCTCAACGGCCACTGCCACTTCAACTCCGTGCAGGTACTAAACACACTCTGGTTTTAGATATCAAACCTTTAGCACCAATGTTGGTGAATAGGGCTGCAAAGTTCCAGTTAGAAATCTTTCCGTAGGAATTTACAGGAATAAACTGGAAATTCTGGGGTCATACGAGAAGTCGCCCAACTCACTCTTTTAATAATCCAGGTCAGTGTTTCCCTTCGGTCTACAGTTTAAGGAAACGCAGAAATTAAAATCTTCGTCCGCCTAAGCGAAACCTTCGTTTTCAAATGCGCGCTCCCTATCCACTGGTGGATATATATAGGAATATGAGAGAATCCTGGTAAAAATGAGCAGGCAATTTGTCGCCTTCTGTTTAAGGTATAATTCATGCAATGGCTGTTACTCAGTGTGTGCCAATGGAAGGCACTCTAGTCGGAAAATTTTCAAATCTACACATTTTCACTACTTTTCCCAGAATACGGTCTAGGAAATGTCTAAATGTCTtgctttggtttgtgtgtgactACAGGTGTTGGAGCGGTTACAGCAGAGAGGGTTCTGGATCACAGGTTCATGTGGCGGTGGAGTGGACTCTTCCCAGTTTAGTGAATACATTCTACGGAGGGAAAGCCAAGAAAGCAGACACCCTCCTACCCTCATCCGAATAAAACAGGAATTCCAGAACTGAACAAACGGTCTCATTTTTTGCAAACATATCAGGGGCTGATATCTCTTGCCAATAAATATACGTCATAGATGACTGAAATGCTAGTTTTCTTTAATACTGTGCCGCATTGATTTTGGCGCACTAGTATTCTAACACTAAATTTACCGCTCTGTTCATGGGAATTGGACCCAAAGGCTTTtatcacattacattttatattgCATCATAGTTCAGGAAATTTAATTAACAAACAATTCATTGAGACAAATAAACGCTAAACAGTCAGTTTTATGCTAATCAATCAAATTAAacacctgaaaaacaaaaggtacTGCATCATATCAATTCTTCCATTGAACAGTCCTGCTCTTTGATTGCCAGTTGTTTCACTCTGCGTGCGTGCCTGAAAGCAATCTCCTTTAGCATCTCCTTTAACGTGCAGGCTGCTCATCAGCACAAACTACTATTTCTTGTTCAGACTTTATATAGGATGATCAAAGCAatcttttttatgatttatttattatgtactGTATACAGTATGTTGTATTAGGACTGTACAAGTATGTATAAGTTGCATGTACTGTTGTATTGATTTTTAATAATTGTAGAGACCATCAGTTACTTTAACCTGCAGAAAATGTGACATGTTTGCCTTTGGTAAAGTATACTTTTAGAGCACAGACTGTAAAAAAATGTGATCAAAATTGGAAGCCTGTTTGGGGATATCTGGAAGAATTCAGCAACAACTTCTTCGTTCTGGTAGATTTAATTGTCAGATCATAGGTCAAGTATTAGcactgcgtttgcaaaggcagtgAGCAGTTCTGTCGGCCCGCAGGTTCgaagaacaactgactaacatcaggaagaacattaCGTTTTGTTCTGGTTGTTAGATATAGAAGAAAAGATTTTGATTGGCCCTAAACTCGTAGATGAGGAGCAGATCCTCCCGTCGCAATACTAGATCCAATCCCATACAATGTGTGGTCTCCTAACATTAATGTAAACATAACGAACAAAGAGGGAGTGTTGAATAgtgcttggtgtgtctctaactccTGTGTCATCCTTATCAGACATGTGTCTGCCTGGATGGCACTTCTGATTTTCCCTCTGACCTTGCGTTCGTCAACCAGGAtaagacagtgactccctaaaaGAGCAGTAAGAAAAACGTTTTGGATTATCAAGACCAAAATCCCTCTTGAAAGGAGAACTGTTTCAGACTTCTTGTTTTAGCATGcaatatttatattgtacaaTTTACTTTGGAAAATACGggtagaaaaaaacaatatagtTTGATGctgatattttttaaaaatactgcAAGTTCAATagtctgcaaaataaatgaataaagccaATATTGTTTACTTACATATAATATCTATTGTGTTTTCCATTTTTTGTACAGTTATCGTGAGATAATTGTGTGATAAGTGTAGTATAGTTTAGTATAGTTCTATAGGATATAGTTTCTTCTGTACTTCTGTACACTCTGGAGGCAAATTATGTCTAAAATGggcctcatcttttttttattttcccaattccttattttttacatatttgtcacactttaatgtttcagatcatcaaacaaatTATAATTTTAAAAGCTAGATAAGACAAAGATAACCTGAGTAAATATAAAACGCATTTTCAAGTGAAAAAAGCAATCCAAACATACATGGCCTCCAACCCTAATAACTGGTTGTGCCCCCCCGGCGGCAACAACTGGCATCAAGCGTTTGCGTTACCTCGCCGTGAGTCTTTCACAACTCTACGAGAAAGTTTGGCCAACTGTTCTTTGCAGAATTGTTTTAATTCAGTCATATTTGATGGTTTTTAAGCATAAACGTTATGTTGTGGTGACGTGCAGACACAAGGACATAGCCATATagcagccagggttcaaaccaccaaccttgcggtttccggcgcaccctctctattCCACTGCGACTGCACTGGACATTATTTTACAGGCAGTGGACAACTAAGTGGAACCAGTTTGTTGGGTGAAACATATTAGGCCTCTATTTAATTGAATGTTTCTTTATGTGATTCACATAAACGTGACTTAATTTGATTTTGTTAGCATAGGACATCCTTTGATTTTAATTGAACTATCTTTTCAGACTTATTTTGTTGATTGAACTCGTTCCAGCAAAAGACCTTCCTCAAAGCAAGGCACGACAACAACTAGCAGTAAGCACCATTTTTAGTTTTGTACCAGTGGCAATGGAAAACAGTTAACAGTACTACTTTTTTACTTCATTAAATAGATGTTTCTTTGGTTCATGCTGTTGACAATTTTTTTCACCATCATGTAAGAATAATCAGGCTACCCGCTTGTTTCTTTGTGTCGTCACAGAGCCTTATGTCATTACATATTGCAGTAACTATGGTAACAATACTCCTTGAATACAAGTTTGGTCATTGCCACAGATTTATTATATTAGTTTACGATTAAAGACACCCTTGACATTATGCAGGTTTTAGCCAGCAAAGCATTTTCTCAAGAAATTGAACAATGATTTCTACTTTTTCCACAactcaacttcttcaacttgtcCATCGTCATGAATGTATTATTTGGATCTTTTTAATTAGCCGTCGTTAAAATCTTCGGTCTAGATCTTTCCCACGAGTCCACAAATGCAGCACTGATCCAATGTGTTCCGCACCATGCTGCAGTTAAAACAGCTGAATCAGGTGAGCTCGCGCCTTTGCTTTCTGTACAAAAACACGGTGAGTAGGAGTGGTAACTGCGGGTGCGACGTTAGGAACGCAGCCTCACTATTATTTCATATAGCCTAAGTAACAGTTGTTCCCTCGGATGAAACAACGGAAAAAGTCACTTCACGCTGATGTCAAATGTCATGTTTAGTGAGGTAGCAGTAAATTGACGTCGAGCACGGGCTAAATGTTCGCTAGGTTAGTAAGTCTGCAAACATGACGTTATAAACAAAACCAACATAATGTAAAATGATACCAATACTGACTGTAATCACTCAACGTTTTAACTTTGCTTACTTCTAAACTAATATTTGTAACCACGTGACGTTAGCTTAACAACATGATTTAAAGAGAAGCAGGTGATGAGTTAGAAAGTACGCACTTAAACGTTAAATGGCTAAATAATGTCTATATTTCACTACGATGGGACTGACggtcatgtttgtgtttactgtttaacctttttttgtgtaattttaaaactaaCGTCATAGACTTAAGCAAATTATTGCactattgcttttctttttgatatttttgtaagaaaatcacattggattcattttctttttcaatacagaaataaaatggtAGTAGAATCCCAAAAGATGGATTCCTGTGGGGCAGCAGGAAGTGCCGACAACTCCATTCAAGTAAAGCGATTACAGGTCCCAGCTAAATGGTTCCCCGTCCCTGCTGTGTCACCTCCACCAACTGCTGCAGGCTCCTCAAAGGGGATCTTTGTCTCTGATCCGTCTAAAGTCCTACCAGTTGGACATATCCACCAACCCAGCACCTCTACAGCTCCAGAACCAGGGCGCCTGACCTCCTCCCCTTCTGTCATGGTGGTAGCAAAGGTAGCCCCCTCAGGAGGAGTGGCCATTAAGGGAACATCGCATGCAACAAGACCACCCTTGAGCCACGTGGTCTCCTTGAACCAGACCACGACCCCGGGAAGGACAGTGGTGATAACCGTACCAAGGGCAGCGGGTTCACAGACGGTGCCTGTGGCCCCCCGACTGCCCCACACCGGCCCCCCACAGCTGCCAGCCAATATCCAGATACCACCCGGTGAGCTGTGACACGCCACAGTTCTGGTCTGAGCACTCGTCCTGATTGGTGATGTTCTCATTTATGTAGACCGATATGGTGACTGTTTCATCTTGAATCATGTTCTTCATAGTCAGTAGATTGTGTATTTAGTCGTAGTGTTTACATGTCTGCCACCAGCTGTTTCTGTAGTGAATTTGGTCCTGGTGTatagagggttagggttagtctCTTTTTTTAGACTAATTATCAGTGATTGGTCAGTTTTGGACTCTTGTGCTTGCAGGTATGATGTTGATCCGCAGTGACAGTGGTCAGCTGATGCTTGTATCCCAGCAGGCTTTGGCACAGGCTCAGCAGGCACCGAGAGGTGTCTGTGGTCAGGCGCCTAGAATACTGATCCCACAGGTAtgtttgagctgctgcttcAGATTCCGGAGAAATAGGCATCCTCACTCCTTTTGTCCTAACTGGCTGACATGTATGGGCTTCAGGTATCTTCAGCAGCTGGAAATAAAAACCATGAGAAGGTGACCGTGATCAGGATGACCGCCCCTCCCGCTTTCCATCCAGCACCAGTTCAGAAGACTGCTGTGGTAAAGGTACACCAGCTGGGtcattgttaataataatacaatcaGAAATAATTATAATACTCCTTGTCATTTATAGTaaaaattatgttttaattgcttagtttttattattattattagattgttattttttcctttttattaacCAGATCTAGAAGACAGGATGGTAATGAGGTATCTGACATTTgcttgacagttttcacaattATAGATGAGTCCgttatatttaaattcacacACCTTATTCGGATGTAGTCCTATTGCTCTCCAGAATTGAACTGGCACCAAATTGATTGGCCTTTGGCCAAAATGCATTGTCTGAGTTTGTTTCCAGATGAAACTGACTAGAACTCAAGTCGCTTGTCAGTGATCAGATCCTAGGAGGGCTTATCCCCAGCATGcacaccacaaacaaacacagctggTCAAGTCTTATTTGGTGACAAGCCGTTCTATTTGATTGTTCAGGTGAATGGTGAGACTCCCAAACCGGCTGTAGTCCAGGCGCTCAGCGCTGTGTCTGATCGGGGGAGCCAGCCTCTCGTTCATACGGTCATCACAGAACCCAAAAAGGAGACTGCAGCCAGCGTCAGTCAGGTGACTCGGTCCCGTCCCACCGTTGGAGTGCACTGCATTGTGCTGTCattacagagaaaaacactgaGATAGCAAGTAGCTTCCTTTGTATTAGTACTGGTACAGTTCACACAACTATGAAAACATTACCAGTCTGTTGATTGATTTCATAATTAATTTTCTACGTGAGTTAACGTTATGagctaaaatacacattttttgtaTCTAACGTGTAGtaaatattactttttttttcattgcacaATTACAGAATTTTTCTATGGAGAAACAAGAGGTGTCACAAATTGACCGCTGTCAAGattggtgttttttattttgtgtgtgaatgggtgaatgatgtcatgtagtgttaaagcgctttgatgcagacggactctagtttgcctgaacccggtgaaccccgtctccggatagccctatcgtgcagacgaacgcactgtatccgcgcactgtatccgcactccctcgaatcgggggtccaaagtgagtaaactcaaaatccgattgctgttggtgttcgtctgcacgctaTCCGCATACCTAATCGGATTGCCCCACGTGATTGCATCACGTGATTGCATGCAACCTCACGCTGAACCCTTATTAACCCCAATGCGACAACAATGGCAAACGCAAGGATAATGTGCCTGCTGAATGTGCTAACAAGTCTACAATGCGTACTAGGGTTAGAGTTTTTGTTTGTATACGGCACGCATGTCTTCTACGCATGCGCCTGTCTTCTtccgttttcttcagttgtctgtagcaccttaaagcgccaccaacaggcgtgggggatgtactacagcggagtcaatcggattcactgggttcatgtgcacgcgatttaaaaagtgggtaggtgtgaaaaatgaacccgggtttaggcaaactagagtccgtctgcatggggtctagaaaagcgctataaaagtacagtccatttaccatttcatCAGCAGGCGACCCTGGAAAGTGTAAAGAAGTGCAAGAACTTCCTGGTGACTCTGATCAAGCTGGCCTCCAGTGACTCCAGGTCAGCAAACATGGCCAACAACGTCAGAGGACTGGTCAGGAGTCTGCTGGTATGTCTTTACTCTttgtcgtcgtcatcatcatcacaggaCATGGTTTCACTTGGTGGAGTATCGGAATATTGAAATCTCCAAAGGCTTGAAAACAAAGACATAGTCACCGTGTTGTCACCCACTGGTCTGCTGACTATTGGCATTAAAGCTTGGAGTTTGACATTTAGATTGTCTTAATCTTTATATGGgagacggtggcgcatggagtagagagggtgggctgggaactgcaaggttggtggtttgaaccctGGCTGTTCCATGTCCCATATCgacgtgtccctgagcaagacacctaacccctaaaagCTGCCTGGGGAAAAtataaaaaccatgggttaaaaatgcaatgtgagttgctttggataaaaagtgtCAGTTAAATGTCCTGTAATATAAGACTGTTTTTGATTTGGAACACAATGTGAAAGGGATACAGTTCTAGAACTTTAGAACTTGGCAATCACAGCGACCCTGACCTAAAGCCTGCTCTGCATTATGGTCTATGTGACTCTATATGGACCATAATGTACAATATGAACATCAATCCTCTTTCTCACTAAACAAAGGGCGAAAATATCATAATGTACCTGAATGGTCAATTTAAACACGGATTGGTTTGTTACACTAATTATCCAGAACATCACTGGTTTAGTCTAATCTTTGTACTCTTCATTCTGCCCTATTGCACTTCCATAAGTTATCGAGTAGCAACccagcttcttttcttttgtttagaaCCATGTATTTCAGGTTACTTGAAATATATCTGTGTACAagtgtttgtcctttttcctATCCTGCAGGAAGGGAAGCTAGAAGCAGAGGAGTTCACAGAACAGCTTTATCGCGAGTTGAAGTCCACTCCCCAGCCCTGCTTGGTGCCTTTCCTCAAGGTGACTGCAGTTTCAACaacacatataataataataaatatttttttacattcaacacTTCAAGTTGTAAAAAACATGTCAATGAAACGTTGTATTTTGACCGCTTTACTTCACATTTCCTTAAACCTATTATTTC
This Gasterosteus aculeatus chromosome 8, fGasAcu3.hap1.1, whole genome shotgun sequence DNA region includes the following protein-coding sequences:
- the taf4b gene encoding transcription initiation factor TFIID subunit 4 isoform X4, with protein sequence MVVESQKMDSCGAAGSADNSIQVKRLQVPAKWFPVPAVSPPPTAAGSSKGIFVSDPSKVLPVGHIHQPSTSTAPEPGRLTSSPSVMVVAKVAPSGGVAIKGTSHATRPPLSHVVSLNQTTTPGRTVVITVPRAAGSQTVPVAPRLPHTGPPQLPANIQIPPGMMLIRSDSGQLMLVSQQALAQAQQAPRGVCGQAPRILIPQVSSAAGNKNHEKVTVIRMTAPPAFHPAPVQKTAVVKVNGETPKPAVVQALSAVSDRGSQPLVHTVITEPKKETAASVSQATLESVKKCKNFLVTLIKLASSDSRSANMANNVRGLVRSLLEGKLEAEEFTEQLYRELKSTPQPCLVPFLKASTSTGNLTKPPSSTTTGQPFSTSQQLIKQPPGVTLRPGMTTLVQSRNYILKSSRPIPKQVVVQSGKPLAGLLSLKQPFTQEAPHSIKFAFKDSSGSYKEDDDINDVASMAGVNLREENARILTSGVGSVVQSCQDQLFLSPSLVLSRILLSGRAFAVTDVGPNVVALVSHATQECLRGLLEKLTVMAEHRKAGLKEDLWHAKVSDVRSQLRFLEEVESLKKKRRDEEEREHMLRLARSRSHTEDPHQQQLKQRAKELQQMEEAQLQQREANLAALAAIGPRKKRPLEPNASQVTLLPRPAVERVTRVMLRDLLLCMEQHHFLCHSLSLYRAML
- the taf4b gene encoding transcription initiation factor TFIID subunit 4 isoform X1, which translates into the protein MVVESQKMDSCGAAGSADNSIQVKRLQVPAKWFPVPAVSPPPTAAGSSKGIFVSDPSKVLPVGHIHQPSTSTAPEPGRLTSSPSVMVVAKVAPSGGVAIKGTSHATRPPLSHVVSLNQTTTPGRTVVITVPRAAGSQTVPVAPRLPHTGPPQLPANIQIPPGMMLIRSDSGQLMLVSQQALAQAQQAPRGVCGQAPRILIPQVSSAAGNKNHEKVTVIRMTAPPAFHPAPVQKTAVVKVNGETPKPAVVQALSAVSDRGSQPLVHTVITEPKKETAASVSQQATLESVKKCKNFLVTLIKLASSDSRSANMANNVRGLVRSLLEGKLEAEEFTEQLYRELKSTPQPCLVPFLKKSLPAVRRLTADPHLFIQQASTSTGNLTKPPSSTTTGQPFSTSQQLIKQPPGVTLRPGMTTLVQSRNYILKSSRPIPKQVVVQSGKPLAGLLSLKQPFTQEAPHSIKFAFKDSSGSYKEDDDINDVASMAGVNLREENARILTSGVGSVVQSCQDQLFLSPSLVLSRILLSGRAFAVTDVGPNVVALVSHATQECLRGLLEKLTVMAEHRKAGLKEDLWHAKVSDVRSQLRFLEEVESLKKKRRDEEEREHMLRLARSRSHTEDPHQQQLKQRAKELQQMEEAQLQQREANLAALAAIGPRKKRPLEPNASQVTLLPRPAVERVTRVMLRDLLLCMEQHHFLCHSLSLYRAML
- the taf4b gene encoding transcription initiation factor TFIID subunit 4 isoform X3; amino-acid sequence: MVVESQKMDSCGAAGSADNSIQVKRLQVPAKWFPVPAVSPPPTAAGSSKGIFVSDPSKVLPVGHIHQPSTSTAPEPGRLTSSPSVMVVAKVAPSGGVAIKGTSHATRPPLSHVVSLNQTTTPGRTVVITVPRAAGSQTVPVAPRLPHTGPPQLPANIQIPPGMMLIRSDSGQLMLVSQQALAQAQQAPRGVCGQAPRILIPQVSSAAGNKNHEKVTVIRMTAPPAFHPAPVQKTAVVKVNGETPKPAVVQALSAVSDRGSQPLVHTVITEPKKETAASVSQQATLESVKKCKNFLVTLIKLASSDSRSANMANNVRGLVRSLLEGKLEAEEFTEQLYRELKSTPQPCLVPFLKASTSTGNLTKPPSSTTTGQPFSTSQQLIKQPPGVTLRPGMTTLVQSRNYILKSSRPIPKQVVVQSGKPLAGLLSLKQPFTQEAPHSIKFAFKDSSGSYKEDDDINDVASMAGVNLREENARILTSGVGSVVQSCQDQLFLSPSLVLSRILLSGRAFAVTDVGPNVVALVSHATQECLRGLLEKLTVMAEHRKAGLKEDLWHAKVSDVRSQLRFLEEVESLKKKRRDEEEREHMLRLARSRSHTEDPHQQQLKQRAKELQQMEEAQLQQREANLAALAAIGPRKKRPLEPNASQVTLLPRPAVERVTRVMLRDLLLCMEQHHFLCHSLSLYRAML